A stretch of Eulemur rufifrons isolate Redbay chromosome 5, OSU_ERuf_1, whole genome shotgun sequence DNA encodes these proteins:
- the LOC138383239 gene encoding serpin B13 isoform X3: MDSLGAASTHFGFDLFKELKKRSDGNVFFSPVGISTAIGMLLLGTRGATASQLQKVFCSEEDTESSRRKAEEKEIEKTEEIHHQFQKFLTEISKLPNDYELNISNRLFGEKTYLFLQKYLDYVEKYYHASLEPVDFVNAADESRKKINSWVESQTNEKIKDLFPDGSLSSSTKLVLVNTVCFKGQWDREFKKENTKEEEFWLNKSTSKSVQMMTQSHSLSFTFLEDLQAKIVGIPYKNQDLRMFVLLPNDIDGLEKIIDKISPEQLVEWTSPGHMEERNVSLHLPRFQVEERYDLEAVLAAMGMGDAFTERRADYSGMSPRSGLHAQKFLHSSFIVVTEEGTEAAAATGVGFNVTSAPGVENVHCDHPFLFFIKHNESNSILFFGRFSSP; encoded by the exons ATGGATTCACTTGGGGCAGCCAGCACTCACTTTGggtttgatcttttcaaagagctgAAGAAAAGAAGTGACGGCAATGTCTTCTTTTCCCCTGTGGGCATTTCAACCGCCATCGGCATGCTCCTCCTGGGGACCCGAGGAGCCACCGCCTCCCAATTACAGAAG GTGTTTTGCTCTGAAGAAGATACTGAGAGCTCAAGAAGAAAGGCTGAAGAAAAAGAG attGAGAAGACAGAAGAGATACACCACCAATTCCAAAAGTTTTTGACTGAAATAAGCAAACTCCCTAATGATTATGAACTGAACATAAGCAACAGGCTGTTTGGAGAGAAAACATACCTCTTCCTTCAG AAATACTTAGATTATGTTGAAAAATATTACCATGCATCTCTGGAACCTGTTGATTTTGTAAATGCAGCAGATGAAAGTCGAAAGAAGATTAATTCCTGGGTTGAAAGCCAAACAAATG AAAAAATCAAAGACCTGTTTCCAGATGGCTCTCTTAGCAGCTCTACCAAGCTGGTGCTGGTGAACACAGTTTGTTTTAAAGGGCAATGGGATAGggagtttaagaaagaaaataccaaggaGGAGGAATTTTGGCTGAATAAG AGTACAAGTAAATCCGTGCAGATGATGACACAGAGCCATTCCTTGAGCTTCACTTTCCTGGAGGACTTGCAGGCCAAAATTGTGGGGATTCCATATAAAAACCAAGACCTACGCATGTTCGTGCTTCTGCCCAATGACATAGATGGTCTGGAGAAG attatagataAAATAAGTCCTGAGCAGTTAGTAGAGTGGACCAGCCCAGGGCATATGGAAGAAAGGAATGTGAGCTTACACTTGCCCCGGTTCCAAGTGGAGGAGCGTTATGACCTTGAGGCAGTCCTGGCAGCCATGGGCATGGGCGATGCTTTCACTGAGCGCAGAGCCGACTATTCAGGAATGTCCCCACGCTCCGGGTTGCATGCCCAGAAGTTCCTGCACAGCTCCTTCATCGTGGTCACTGAGGAAGGCACTGAGGCTGCAGCTGCCACCGGTGTAGGCTTCAATGTCACATCAGCACCAGGTGTTGAAAATGTTCACTGTGATCATCCCTTCCTGTTCTTCATCAAGCACAATGAGTCCAACAGCATCCTCTTCTTTGGCAGATTTTCTTCTCCTTAA
- the LOC138383239 gene encoding serpin B13 isoform X2 has product MDSLGAASTHFGFDLFKELKKRSDGNVFFSPVGISTAIGMLLLGTRGATASQLQKVFCSEEDTESSRRKAEEKEVRRHTEEIHHQFQKFLTEISKLPNDYELNISNRLFGEKTYLFLQKYLDYVEKYYHASLEPVDFVNAADESRKKINSWVESQTNEKIKDLFPDGSLSSSTKLVLVNTVCFKGQWDREFKKENTKEEEFWLNKSTSKSVQMMTQSHSLSFTFLEDLQAKIVGIPYKNQDLRMFVLLPNDIDGLEKIIDKISPEQLVEWTSPGHMEERNVSLHLPRFQVEERYDLEAVLAAMGMGDAFTERRADYSGMSPRSGLHAQKFLHSSFIVVTEEGTEAAAATGVGFNVTSAPGVENVHCDHPFLFFIKHNESNSILFFGRFSSP; this is encoded by the exons ATGGATTCACTTGGGGCAGCCAGCACTCACTTTGggtttgatcttttcaaagagctgAAGAAAAGAAGTGACGGCAATGTCTTCTTTTCCCCTGTGGGCATTTCAACCGCCATCGGCATGCTCCTCCTGGGGACCCGAGGAGCCACCGCCTCCCAATTACAGAAG GTGTTTTGCTCTGAAGAAGATACTGAGAGCTCAAGAAGAAAGGCTGAAGAAAAAGAGGTGAGGAGACAC ACAGAAGAGATACACCACCAATTCCAAAAGTTTTTGACTGAAATAAGCAAACTCCCTAATGATTATGAACTGAACATAAGCAACAGGCTGTTTGGAGAGAAAACATACCTCTTCCTTCAG AAATACTTAGATTATGTTGAAAAATATTACCATGCATCTCTGGAACCTGTTGATTTTGTAAATGCAGCAGATGAAAGTCGAAAGAAGATTAATTCCTGGGTTGAAAGCCAAACAAATG AAAAAATCAAAGACCTGTTTCCAGATGGCTCTCTTAGCAGCTCTACCAAGCTGGTGCTGGTGAACACAGTTTGTTTTAAAGGGCAATGGGATAGggagtttaagaaagaaaataccaaggaGGAGGAATTTTGGCTGAATAAG AGTACAAGTAAATCCGTGCAGATGATGACACAGAGCCATTCCTTGAGCTTCACTTTCCTGGAGGACTTGCAGGCCAAAATTGTGGGGATTCCATATAAAAACCAAGACCTACGCATGTTCGTGCTTCTGCCCAATGACATAGATGGTCTGGAGAAG attatagataAAATAAGTCCTGAGCAGTTAGTAGAGTGGACCAGCCCAGGGCATATGGAAGAAAGGAATGTGAGCTTACACTTGCCCCGGTTCCAAGTGGAGGAGCGTTATGACCTTGAGGCAGTCCTGGCAGCCATGGGCATGGGCGATGCTTTCACTGAGCGCAGAGCCGACTATTCAGGAATGTCCCCACGCTCCGGGTTGCATGCCCAGAAGTTCCTGCACAGCTCCTTCATCGTGGTCACTGAGGAAGGCACTGAGGCTGCAGCTGCCACCGGTGTAGGCTTCAATGTCACATCAGCACCAGGTGTTGAAAATGTTCACTGTGATCATCCCTTCCTGTTCTTCATCAAGCACAATGAGTCCAACAGCATCCTCTTCTTTGGCAGATTTTCTTCTCCTTAA
- the LOC138383239 gene encoding serpin B13 isoform X1 yields the protein MDSLGAASTHFGFDLFKELKKRSDGNVFFSPVGISTAIGMLLLGTRGATASQLQKVFCSEEDTESSRRKAEEKEVRRHIEKTEEIHHQFQKFLTEISKLPNDYELNISNRLFGEKTYLFLQKYLDYVEKYYHASLEPVDFVNAADESRKKINSWVESQTNEKIKDLFPDGSLSSSTKLVLVNTVCFKGQWDREFKKENTKEEEFWLNKSTSKSVQMMTQSHSLSFTFLEDLQAKIVGIPYKNQDLRMFVLLPNDIDGLEKIIDKISPEQLVEWTSPGHMEERNVSLHLPRFQVEERYDLEAVLAAMGMGDAFTERRADYSGMSPRSGLHAQKFLHSSFIVVTEEGTEAAAATGVGFNVTSAPGVENVHCDHPFLFFIKHNESNSILFFGRFSSP from the exons ATGGATTCACTTGGGGCAGCCAGCACTCACTTTGggtttgatcttttcaaagagctgAAGAAAAGAAGTGACGGCAATGTCTTCTTTTCCCCTGTGGGCATTTCAACCGCCATCGGCATGCTCCTCCTGGGGACCCGAGGAGCCACCGCCTCCCAATTACAGAAG GTGTTTTGCTCTGAAGAAGATACTGAGAGCTCAAGAAGAAAGGCTGAAGAAAAAGAGGTGAGGAGACAC attGAGAAGACAGAAGAGATACACCACCAATTCCAAAAGTTTTTGACTGAAATAAGCAAACTCCCTAATGATTATGAACTGAACATAAGCAACAGGCTGTTTGGAGAGAAAACATACCTCTTCCTTCAG AAATACTTAGATTATGTTGAAAAATATTACCATGCATCTCTGGAACCTGTTGATTTTGTAAATGCAGCAGATGAAAGTCGAAAGAAGATTAATTCCTGGGTTGAAAGCCAAACAAATG AAAAAATCAAAGACCTGTTTCCAGATGGCTCTCTTAGCAGCTCTACCAAGCTGGTGCTGGTGAACACAGTTTGTTTTAAAGGGCAATGGGATAGggagtttaagaaagaaaataccaaggaGGAGGAATTTTGGCTGAATAAG AGTACAAGTAAATCCGTGCAGATGATGACACAGAGCCATTCCTTGAGCTTCACTTTCCTGGAGGACTTGCAGGCCAAAATTGTGGGGATTCCATATAAAAACCAAGACCTACGCATGTTCGTGCTTCTGCCCAATGACATAGATGGTCTGGAGAAG attatagataAAATAAGTCCTGAGCAGTTAGTAGAGTGGACCAGCCCAGGGCATATGGAAGAAAGGAATGTGAGCTTACACTTGCCCCGGTTCCAAGTGGAGGAGCGTTATGACCTTGAGGCAGTCCTGGCAGCCATGGGCATGGGCGATGCTTTCACTGAGCGCAGAGCCGACTATTCAGGAATGTCCCCACGCTCCGGGTTGCATGCCCAGAAGTTCCTGCACAGCTCCTTCATCGTGGTCACTGAGGAAGGCACTGAGGCTGCAGCTGCCACCGGTGTAGGCTTCAATGTCACATCAGCACCAGGTGTTGAAAATGTTCACTGTGATCATCCCTTCCTGTTCTTCATCAAGCACAATGAGTCCAACAGCATCCTCTTCTTTGGCAGATTTTCTTCTCCTTAA
- the LOC138383239 gene encoding serpin B13 isoform X4, producing MDSLGAASTHFGFDLFKELKKRSDGNVFFSPVGISTAIGMLLLGTRGATASQLQKVFCSEEDTESSRRKAEEKEVKKIKDLFPDGSLSSSTKLVLVNTVCFKGQWDREFKKENTKEEEFWLNKSTSKSVQMMTQSHSLSFTFLEDLQAKIVGIPYKNQDLRMFVLLPNDIDGLEKIIDKISPEQLVEWTSPGHMEERNVSLHLPRFQVEERYDLEAVLAAMGMGDAFTERRADYSGMSPRSGLHAQKFLHSSFIVVTEEGTEAAAATGVGFNVTSAPGVENVHCDHPFLFFIKHNESNSILFFGRFSSP from the exons ATGGATTCACTTGGGGCAGCCAGCACTCACTTTGggtttgatcttttcaaagagctgAAGAAAAGAAGTGACGGCAATGTCTTCTTTTCCCCTGTGGGCATTTCAACCGCCATCGGCATGCTCCTCCTGGGGACCCGAGGAGCCACCGCCTCCCAATTACAGAAG GTGTTTTGCTCTGAAGAAGATACTGAGAGCTCAAGAAGAAAGGCTGAAGAAAAAGAGGTGA AAAAAATCAAAGACCTGTTTCCAGATGGCTCTCTTAGCAGCTCTACCAAGCTGGTGCTGGTGAACACAGTTTGTTTTAAAGGGCAATGGGATAGggagtttaagaaagaaaataccaaggaGGAGGAATTTTGGCTGAATAAG AGTACAAGTAAATCCGTGCAGATGATGACACAGAGCCATTCCTTGAGCTTCACTTTCCTGGAGGACTTGCAGGCCAAAATTGTGGGGATTCCATATAAAAACCAAGACCTACGCATGTTCGTGCTTCTGCCCAATGACATAGATGGTCTGGAGAAG attatagataAAATAAGTCCTGAGCAGTTAGTAGAGTGGACCAGCCCAGGGCATATGGAAGAAAGGAATGTGAGCTTACACTTGCCCCGGTTCCAAGTGGAGGAGCGTTATGACCTTGAGGCAGTCCTGGCAGCCATGGGCATGGGCGATGCTTTCACTGAGCGCAGAGCCGACTATTCAGGAATGTCCCCACGCTCCGGGTTGCATGCCCAGAAGTTCCTGCACAGCTCCTTCATCGTGGTCACTGAGGAAGGCACTGAGGCTGCAGCTGCCACCGGTGTAGGCTTCAATGTCACATCAGCACCAGGTGTTGAAAATGTTCACTGTGATCATCCCTTCCTGTTCTTCATCAAGCACAATGAGTCCAACAGCATCCTCTTCTTTGGCAGATTTTCTTCTCCTTAA